A single Lactuca sativa cultivar Salinas chromosome 8, Lsat_Salinas_v11, whole genome shotgun sequence DNA region contains:
- the LOC111898989 gene encoding uncharacterized protein LOC111898989, with translation MDQFDLAHPYNDNNDEDDLFVSMMYRYYTDSLLQPDPAPLLTRCTTLNRDREERHRRLVNDYFAENCVYQPNDFKRRFRLRKNVFERIVNAMEARYEFFQLRYDARGKRGFTGLQKYVAAIKLMAMGESPDSVDDYMRMSERTARESLYLLARSVVETFGDQYLRKTSLHYMQQLYVAHEERHGFPGMLGSIDCAHWKWRNCPVAWKGRYSSGHHVAPSLVLEVVASHDLWIWHAFFGVAGSSNDVNILDQSLIFDDLLSGKATDALLTVNGNEYKFENYLTDEIYP, from the exons TCCGTACAATGATAATAACGACGAAGACGATTTGTTCGTGAGTATGATGTACCGGTATTATACAGACAGCCTATTACAGCCAGATCCAGCTCCACTACTCACGCGATGTACGACGTTAAATAGAGATCGTGAGGAAAGACATAGACGGCTAGTTAACGATTACTTTGCAGAAAATTGTGTCTATCAGCCAAACGATTTCAAAAGAAGATTTCGTTTGCGAAAAAATGTGTTTGAAAGGATAGTCAACGCTATGGAAGCAAG gtATGAATTTTTCCAATTGAGATATGATGCTAGAGGCAAACGAGGCTTCACAGGGTTGCAAAAATATGTTGCTGCAATTAAACTTATGGCAATGGGGGAGTCGCCGGATTCTGTTGACGATTATATGAGAATGTCTGAGAGGACCGCACGAGAAAGTTTGTATTTATTGGCAAGAAGTGTTGTCGAAACCTTCGGTGACCAATACTTGCGCAAGACTTCGTTGCATTATATGCAACAACTATATGTGGCGCATGAAGAAAGACATGGTTTTCCGGGTATGCTTGGGAGCATTGACTGCGCACACTGGAAATGGAGAAATTGTCCCGTGGCGTGGAAAGGCCGATATTCGAGCGGTCATCATGTAGCGCCTTCGTTGGTATTAGAGGTTGTTGCTTCACACGATTTATGGATTTGGCATGCTTTTTTCGGGGTTGCGGGTTCTAGCAACGACGTCAACATTCTCGATCAATCACTAATATTTGACGATCTTTTGTCAGGAAAAGCCACGGATGCTCTTTTAACAGTGAATGGAAATGAATATAAGTTTGAGAATTACCTTACAGACGAAATATATCCATAA